Genomic segment of Murdochiella vaginalis:
CGATAAACTCTACGCCTGCTAAACCGTGTTGTTTCATGCGGTTCAACGCGTTGTTTCCGCCTCCGCCGACGCCAAGTACCTTGATTTTTGCCAGACCGTCGTTGTTTACTTCCATGTCGAATGTGTTCATGACTCCCCCTCAGTTTCCTTCTGTTCCTTTTTTCGGTTCCGTCGCACCGGGCGTCGTTTGTCGCCCGTTACCGGTAACCACGATCGGATTCTGTCCTTCGTTCAAAATGATCTCTTGCGCTTTTACGCCTTTGTTCTCGATTTCGCGGAGCACAGCCGCTAAGTCGGTAAGCTTATGAATGATGTCATTCGGTTCCCCGAAACGTATGACGATATCATTATACATTATAACAATGCCTTGTGACTTTTCAAAACGAACTTTCGTCACGCCTTCCACCAGTTGTGTGCTTTGCAAAGTGGATAAAAAAGCAAGCTGGCGGGCATCCGAAAAATAGTTTTCCCCGATGCCGATTTTTTCCACTTCTTTTTCCAAAGCAATCGGCTTAATTCGGTTCTTTTCCGGTACAAAACGGTCGGTGATTTTTCCTTGCTCGTCCACATAATAAGGGCGGCCGGCCGATTCAAAAACGCCCAGGACGAAGTTTTCTTTAATCCGAACCACTAAGCGATTGGGCAATTCACGAGAGAATTCCACTTCTTCAATTCCTTCCAGTGAATGCAGGCGTTCCTCCCAGCGCTTCGTCGGAAAGGTAAAGATGTTGCTGTCTACATCGCCAAGGGCATTCATCACCTCTCGATCCGTCAGAACCGTATTGCCTTCGACGCGTACCGACTGAATGCGGAAAAAAGGAGCGTGCGTCAGGAACAGAGCAACCAATATTGACAGGATCAGCAAACCGAAAAGAAAAGGTAGCCATTTTTTTCGTCGTTGCAGACGCACGCGGCGTTGCCGACGTTCCACCTGTTTTAGGCTGCTTTGCGGTGAAAGGGCCTTGGTACGGGCGGCAGAATGCCGTTCCTCCCGTTTTTTCGGCTTGGAAGTGCGTAATGCATTCGGCTGCAAAGGGCGTTCGTTTCTTTTTTCATGCTCGTCGCGCTGCATACCCCCTCCTTACTCGTCTCGAGAGATGTTCAGCAGAATACCGATCATCATGCTCATGACCAAGAGTGAGCTTCCGCCATAGCTGATAAACGGTAACGTAATGCCTGTCGTCGGGACAAGACCG
This window contains:
- a CDS encoding cell division protein FtsQ/DivIB, with the protein product MQRDEHEKRNERPLQPNALRTSKPKKREERHSAARTKALSPQSSLKQVERRQRRVRLQRRKKWLPFLFGLLILSILVALFLTHAPFFRIQSVRVEGNTVLTDREVMNALGDVDSNIFTFPTKRWEERLHSLEGIEEVEFSRELPNRLVVRIKENFVLGVFESAGRPYYVDEQGKITDRFVPEKNRIKPIALEKEVEKIGIGENYFSDARQLAFLSTLQSTQLVEGVTKVRFEKSQGIVIMYNDIVIRFGEPNDIIHKLTDLAAVLREIENKGVKAQEIILNEGQNPIVVTGNGRQTTPGATEPKKGTEGN